The genomic segment ctcccaacaaaaaaagccctgacccggccagcttcactgcagagttctaccatcattcagagaagagttaccaccactactactaaaggtacttcagagcatagaaaaggacagaatactgacaaactcattctacgaagccagcatagccctgatgccaaaacctAGTAAAGacactagaaaaaaagaaaattacagacctatatccatcataaactcagatgcaaaaatcctcaacaaaattctagccaatagagttcaacaacatatccaaaaaataaatcaccatgaccaagtgggattcataccaggtttgcagggatggctcaacattagaaaaacaattaatgtaatccatcatatatataaaaaaaaaaaaactaaaaatttagttttttttatcatataaataaaagagaagaatcccatgattttattcaattgatgcggaaaaggcattggacaaatttcaacaccaattcatgataaaaaacactcagcaaaataggaatagaaggaaaattcctcaacataataaagggcgtttatacaaagccaatagccaacatcatcctaaatggagagagcctgaaagcattccccttgagatcaggaaccaaacaaggatgccctttatcaccgcccttattcaacattgtgttggaggtcctagccagggaagTTAcggtagataaagaaatgaagagcacccagattggcaaggaagaaataaaagcatctctatttgcagatgacatgaacttatacacagagaaccctatGGAATCaccaagaaaaatactgaaactaatagaagagttcagcagagtattgggctacaagataaacatacaaaaatcagttggattgctctacaccaacaaaaagaacatcgaagaggaaatcaccaaatcaataccatttacagtagcctccaagaagagaaaatacttaggaataaatcttactagagatgtaaaagacttatataaagaaaactacagaacacttctgcaaggaaaccagagacctacataagtgaaaaaatataccatgctcatggataggaagatttcaCAATATAAAAAAGCCTATTccaccaaaagagatctatgtgTTTAATagaattccaatccaaattccaacaacatttttttaatgagatggagaaacaaatcaacaacttcacatggaagggaaagaggccccggagagCTAAAGTATtcctgaaaaacaagaacaaagtgggaggcctcactctaactgatttgagaacctattatacctccacagaagtcaaaacagcgtggtattggcacaacaacagatacacagaccaatggaacagaattgagaatccagacataaatccacccacatatgagcagttcgtatttgacaaaggccccaaagcagttaaacatggaaaagacagtctttttaactaatggtgctggcataatgggATATCTACctggaaaaatatgaaacaagacccatacctcactccatgcacaaaaacaagctcaaagtggatcaaagacctaaatataaaatctaaaacaataaagatcgtggaagaaaaaataggggcaatgttaagagccctaagacatggcataaactgtatacaaaacattactaacaatgcagaagaaaaactagaaactgggagctcctaaaaatcaaacacctatgctcatctaaagacttcaccaaaagagtaaaaagattacctacagactgggaaaaagtttttgctatgatatttccaatcagtgcctgacctctaaaatctaaacgatactgcaaaaactcaactacaaagagacaaaccaattaaaaaatgggcaaaggatatgaacaaacacttcactaaagaagacattcgagtagctaacagatgcatgaggaaatgctcatgatcattagcaattagagaaatgcaaatcaaaactacaatgagattcctctcactccaacaaggcaggcattaaaccaaaaaacacaaaataataaatgttggagaggctatggagagattgaaacacttctacactactggtgggaatgtaaaataatacaaccactttggaaatccatttggcacttccttaaaaagctagaagtagaactagcataccatccagcaatctcactccttgtaatatatcctagagaaataagagcctttacacgaatagatatatgcatacccatgttcattgaagcactatttacagtagcaaaaagatggaagcaaccaaggtgcccatcaaaggatgaatgggtaaataaattatggtatattcacacaatggaatacttcccatcgataaagaacagtgatgaatctgtgaaatgtttcataacatggaagaatctggaaggcattatgctgagtgaaattagtccgttgcaaaaggacaaatattgtataagaccactattataagaactcgagaaatagtttaaaagagaagagaatattctgtgacgattacaagaagggggagggagggagggtggaagagggatattcgctaataaaataatagaaaactaTTTTAGGGGAcgggaaaggcagcacacaaaacaggtgaggtcagcacaactggactaaaccaaaagcaaagaagtttcctgaataaactgaatgctttgaaggccagtgtagcaagtttggggaccatggtttcaggggacatctaagttgattggcacaataaaatctattaagagaacgttctgcatcccactttcaagagtggtgtttggggtcttaaaccctagcaattggccatctaggatgcatcaattggtctcaacccacctggaccaaaggagaatgaagaacaccaaggacacaaggtaattacgagcccaagagacagaaaaggctacataaaccagagactgcatcaacctgagaccagaagaactagatggtgcctggctacatccaatgactgccctgacagtgaacacagcagggaacccctgagggagcaggagagcagtgggatgcagaccccaaattcttgtaaaaagactagacttaatggtctgactgagactagaaggaccctggtggccatggcccccagaccttctgttggcccaggacaggatccattcccaaagccaactcttcagacatggattggaatggacaatgggttggagagggatactgttgaggactgagcttcttggatcaggtggacacttgagactatgttggcatctcctgcctggaggggagatgagagggtggagggggttagaagctggcaaaatgggcatgaaaagagagagtggagagagggagtgggctgtcttattagggggagagcaattgggagtatgtaggaaggtgtacatgagtttttgcgtgagagactgacttgatttgtaaactttaacttaaagggcaataataattaaaataaataaataaaataataccacTGACATCTCAGAATTAGAAATGTTGGGGCTCCCCAGAACAACTGGTTTTAATTTggctttttcaaatttttaatttaCCAGAATTCTTGGTTTTTAAACCCAACATGTGTAAAGGCATAATAATGGTGTAGCTAGACTCTGTTTTCctgttcctataaaaaaaaaaaaaaaaaattttatatcccTTCGGTCCTATTTCCAttaatttcaattttgtttttttttatcacatgcAGTTTGTAATCCATGGCAATTCACAGTTAAATAAATTGCATTGTATATAAATAAgtaatacattttaaataaaatgcaagaTGATTTGATTTAGCCCATGACTAAAGGAGACCCCAAAATAAGCTTGAGTTAATTAGAGGGATGGCTTTGAGTAAATGAAGCATCCGTGACATAATGGATGATCTGAGATagaagaataaatgaaaaatgaaaaaaattatcttGAACAAGACCGTGGTCTTTTGGTTATAATCATCTGTGAAGTATTTTAAGGATAATGACACCATGGCGCTGGCAGTATGAAATCCAGTTCTgaggttttttcatttttaatgttcCCCATGTATTTTATAAACAGTGAAATTATGAGAATGTTTCCCCACCacaatatatataaattatatcaactgttgtttgttttatttatttatttttttgctggcTTCCTTAGTAACATTCCTCGTCTCTCTGGCACTGCCCTTTCATCTCTCACCAATCTATCAACATGAAACCTTGGGGGCCATTTTGCAGTACAATAAGCCacaatatatttattaaatttagaaGCCCTGACTGTTCAAAATATGAGAGTGCTTAAACCATATAAATTTTTAAAGTTCTACCAAAGtataaaaaaacacattttttttttcttctagatgtTCAGGTTGTAATAGTTTTTATAAGTTCAATGAAAGGATACTATGCTCATGATTTTAGAAATTCTTGATTTGTGGGTACTGTAAGGACTATTTAGTCACTCTGTTCAGTGATCCATCAAGCATATGACTCTTGGACCATAGTCAATTATTCCAGAATGGATTACCCAAACCAAACTGGGACAATGAGAATGCTTCCCTGGATAACTGACATAGGGATAGTATATTCCAACTGATTCCGATATTTATTGAACTAACGAATATGATCCGTTTTGgcaataagtattttttttttttccttgtgaactcagaaatgaagaaagatattCTGCAGCAAGAATGAAGAATGCATAGGAAGCAATATGAGAGAGGCCTGAGGAACTTCAGGCCACATATTCCAAGACAATCAAGATCATTATCTTACTCTATTTTATTAAGATTTTTGCTTGACTTACAAAGATTTCAAATATTAGTGATCTCTTCCCCCTTTTCTAAATTTCAGTAGTTGCCACTGATTCCTTATACTAATGAAAATCTGGAATATTGCCCATTTTTCTTATCTCTTCTGCCATTTGGAAATCTTCAGAGAATATATTGGCAAGTGTAGGGAGAAATTAACAACCATGAGCACCATCATCAAATTAGCTTTTCTTGATGCCCAGTCTAAGTACCTTGCCCAAGCCCTGCCTGAGCTCCTTGTTCTTGAGTGCATAGACCACGGGGTTGAGGGCGGGAGGAATGACATTGTGTAACACATTGAGTAGAACTGGGAAGAGGGGAACTGTCATTGCTGCACTGTGAGTGATGGAAATGACAACAACAGTCGTGTAAAAGAAAAGAATTAGAATGAGATGGGAAGTGCAGGTGCTCAGGGCTTTAGAGGTAGCTTCTGCTGAATTCAACCTTAGCACAGACTGCAGTATCAAAGCATATGATAAAATAATCACACCCAGGTCACTTCCCATGAGTGTCCAAGCCAGAAGTAGCTGGTACATGCTGTTGATTGTCCTGTCATCACAGGAGAGGCTAGTCACTCCAAGGTTAGAGCACAGACAATGCTCAATTTGATTCTGGGAGCAGTAGTATCTCTGAGCAGCCAACACTGGCACTGGAATGGTTAACAGGCTATTTCTCAGTACCATTAATACAGTTGCTTTGACCACAAAAGATTCAGTAATTATTGATGGATATCGTAAAGGTTGGCAAATGGCTACATATCTATCAATAGCCATACACAGGAAGATGCCTGACTCCATGGCCACAAAACAATGTATGACATACATCTGAGAAAAGCACTCAGGGAGACTGATGGCCTTAGAATTGAACCACAAGATGGCCAAAACCCTGGGCATGATAGTGGTAGCCAAGCCCATGTCCACCACAGccaagacacaaagaaaatggtACATAGGCTGGTGCAGTGTAGCCTCTTGGTTGATGGTGATCAGAATAAGGATATTGGCACCAAGagctaagaggtagaacagagcCAAGGGCAGGGAGAGCCAGTGCTGCCACTCATGAATACCTGGGAATCCCATCAGGATGAACTCAGAGAGCTGGAACTTAGAGCTGTTAGAATTTttgagagactggaacatccttccctaaaacaaaaattattcaaGTTGTTATTCTTGATTAACTCTAtcatagtcctttttttttaaagctgttatTCCCAATCATGATATTAAAAGAGAGATCACCATCTTCTTCATTATTCTCATCATCCCACTAAACATTTGTTGGGCATTTTTTACGAAAGAAGAACTGTGATAATACATTCTAGGAGCTAATTCAGTTAATCGTCATAAAAACTCTGTAAGACAGGTCATATTATTTCTACCTTCTTATAACAGAAAATAGAACTTCGGAGAAAACCAAGTCCTTGCTCATGATCTTCCATGTAGTAAGTCCCAGAAACAGGACAAGATGAAAGTGAGCTGATACCACAGCTTGGACCCCTCCGTTTGGGTTTGTTAATGGGTTGGTTTAATTTTAGAGTGAATACATGGACTCACAGTAGAAGTACACATGCATGGGCACTTTCAGTCAACACATAAGAATAGAGAATAGCATAAAAATCTTTTTGTTATTTCAGTACTTGAGAGTTTGTGAAATATTAATGAGTATTATTTGATTTTCAGTTAAAATATATGAAGTAGCTTAGTATACCAATATTGTAGCGTGAAAACTGATATACAGAAATGCTAAAGACA from the Loxodonta africana isolate mLoxAfr1 chromosome 7, mLoxAfr1.hap2, whole genome shotgun sequence genome contains:
- the LOC100659885 gene encoding putative olfactory receptor 56B2 — translated: MFQSLKNSNSSKFQLSEFILMGFPGIHEWQHWLSLPLALFYLLALGANILILITINQEATLHQPMYHFLCVLAVVDMGLATTIMPRVLAILWFNSKAISLPECFSQMYVIHCFVAMESGIFLCMAIDRYVAICQPLRYPSIITESFVVKATVLMVLRNSLLTIPVPVLAAQRYYCSQNQIEHCLCSNLGVTSLSCDDRTINSMYQLLLAWTLMGSDLGVIILSYALILQSVLRLNSAEATSKALSTCTSHLILILFFYTTVVVISITHSAAMTVPLFPVLLNVLHNVIPPALNPVVYALKNKELRQGLGKVLRLGIKKS